In Massilistercora timonensis, the following are encoded in one genomic region:
- a CDS encoding cytidylate kinase-like family protein, with product MTEHKIITIGRQFGSGGHEIGNCLATRLNIPLYDNNLVRMVAEKLDIREETAQAVDETTLNSFLEGYVLAPIQRTGSAADDYTQPLTEQVYALQSEIIRKLADRGPCVIVGRCGDYVLREYPGLINVFICADREDRIRRIAQRYDMSERKAAEKIKRIDRERRYYYESHTGMEWGSIEAHQVLLNVSRLGLEGTVDLLEMMYRA from the coding sequence ATGACAGAGCACAAGATCATTACCATCGGCAGACAATTTGGAAGCGGCGGCCATGAGATCGGAAACTGCCTGGCCACCAGGCTTAATATTCCGCTCTATGACAACAACCTGGTCCGGATGGTGGCGGAGAAGCTGGATATCCGGGAGGAGACAGCCCAGGCGGTGGATGAAACCACCCTGAACAGCTTCCTGGAGGGCTATGTGCTGGCGCCGATCCAGCGCACCGGGAGCGCGGCGGACGATTATACCCAGCCGCTGACAGAGCAGGTCTACGCGCTGCAGTCCGAGATCATACGGAAGCTGGCGGACCGGGGGCCCTGCGTGATCGTGGGGCGCTGCGGAGACTATGTGCTGCGGGAGTATCCGGGACTGATCAACGTATTTATCTGCGCGGACCGGGAGGACCGGATCCGGCGGATCGCCCAGAGGTATGATATGTCAGAGCGCAAGGCGGCGGAGAAGATCAAGCGCATCGACCGGGAGCGGCGGTACTACTATGAATCCCACACCGGCATGGAGTGGGGCAGTATCGAGGCCCATCAGGTTCTCCTGAATGTGAGCAGGCTGGGGCTTGAGGGGACGGTGGATCTTCTGGAGATGATGTACCGGGCATAG
- a CDS encoding putative manganese transporter produces the protein MDLIIETLFHACVHAGVDCLKMLPFLFAAFLLIEALEHHGSRKLARGLARVGKAGPVAGALVGCIPQCGFSVIAANLYAGGVISPGTLLAVFVATSDEAVLILLGNPGSAGEVLPLLAGKILIAVLAGYVTDLVLRRRIEEPKEVGELCHHCGCHKAGAGLLRPALNHTVRIFLYLFVFTVILNLVIEIFGIRQLSTFLLGNTPVQPLAAAVVGLIPNCAASVMLTQLYLSGAISFASVMAGLCTGAGVGLIVLFKMNESRRENLKLLGLLVATGMAAGMALELLKF, from the coding sequence ATGGATCTGATCATAGAAACCTTATTCCACGCCTGTGTTCACGCAGGCGTGGATTGTTTGAAAATGCTTCCCTTTTTATTTGCGGCGTTCCTTCTGATCGAGGCGCTGGAGCACCACGGTTCCCGGAAGCTGGCCCGGGGGCTTGCAAGGGTGGGAAAGGCAGGGCCGGTTGCAGGTGCTCTTGTGGGCTGTATCCCCCAGTGCGGATTTTCTGTGATCGCAGCCAATCTGTACGCCGGGGGCGTTATTTCCCCGGGGACCCTGCTGGCGGTGTTCGTGGCTACTTCAGATGAGGCGGTGCTGATCCTTCTGGGGAACCCGGGCAGTGCGGGGGAGGTGCTGCCTCTTCTGGCAGGCAAGATCCTGATCGCCGTTCTGGCAGGATATGTGACAGATCTTGTGCTTCGGAGGCGGATCGAAGAGCCCAAGGAAGTGGGAGAGTTGTGCCATCACTGCGGCTGCCACAAGGCAGGGGCCGGGCTGTTGCGGCCGGCTTTGAACCACACGGTGCGGATCTTTCTCTATCTCTTTGTTTTTACTGTGATCCTGAACCTGGTGATCGAAATTTTTGGGATCCGGCAGCTTTCCACATTTCTATTGGGGAACACACCGGTGCAGCCCCTTGCGGCGGCAGTGGTAGGGCTGATCCCCAACTGCGCGGCTTCAGTGATGCTCACCCAGCTTTATTTAAGCGGGGCTATTTCCTTTGCCTCTGTAATGGCCGGTCTGTGCACCGGAGCAGGGGTGGGGCTGATTGTTCTGTTCAAGATGAACGAGAGCAGAAGGGAGAACCTGAAACTGCTGGGTCTTCTTGTGGCGACCGGTATGGCGGCGGGAATGGCGCTGGAGTTGTTGAAATTTTAA
- a CDS encoding transcription repressor NadR, with product MTGEERREGILERIRQAKAPVAARALAELYGVSRQVIVQDIALIRASGHEIFSTNRGYILLQKERPAVRVFKVCHTDEQLEDELLSIVDLGGCVENVVVNHKVYGRLEAHLGVDSRRRVQDFLEELRSGKSSPLKNITSGYHYHEIRADREETLDMIGKMLAGKGFLVEEAED from the coding sequence ATGACAGGGGAAGAAAGACGCGAAGGAATCCTTGAGAGGATCCGCCAGGCGAAAGCGCCTGTGGCGGCAAGGGCGCTGGCAGAGCTCTATGGGGTCAGCCGTCAGGTGATCGTGCAGGATATCGCTCTTATCCGGGCGTCAGGCCATGAGATTTTCTCTACAAACCGGGGGTATATTCTTCTGCAGAAGGAAAGACCGGCAGTCCGGGTTTTCAAGGTGTGCCATACGGATGAGCAGCTGGAGGATGAATTGCTCAGTATTGTAGATCTTGGGGGCTGTGTGGAAAATGTTGTGGTCAATCATAAGGTATACGGCCGGCTGGAGGCGCATCTGGGGGTTGATTCCAGGCGTCGCGTACAGGATTTTCTGGAAGAACTGCGCAGCGGAAAGTCCAGTCCGCTGAAAAACATCACCTCTGGATATCACTATCATGAGATCCGGGCAGACCGGGAAGAGACACTGGATATGATCGGGAAAATGTTGGCGGGAAAAGGATTTTTGGTGGAAGAGGCAGAGGACTAG
- a CDS encoding aspartate aminotransferase family protein, with amino-acid sequence MNQYVETTENSLVHTYNRFPVVLDRGEGVYLYDTEGKKYLDFAAGIAVSGLGYGNPEFNSALKAQIDQLIHSSNLYYNTTCGKAAEALKEVSGMDRVFFTNSGTEAIEGALKAARKYAWKKGTGRYQFIAMENSFHGRSMGALSVTEHEAYRTPFEPLIPGVSFARFNDLDSVRELVTEKTCAIILEPLQGEGGINTASEEFMKGIRELCDKEGILMICDEIQCGMGRTGSMFAWQSYGTKPDIMAMAKAIGSGVPVGAFAMTEEVAKYSLEPGDHGTTYGGNPLACAAVAKTIEIFRREKITDHVQEVGAYLTLRLKELVETCDGALEQRGKGLIQGLKVRRPAGEICAAALKEGLLVISARSDVIRLVPPLIVKREHVDELMEKLKKVL; translated from the coding sequence ATGAATCAATATGTGGAAACCACAGAAAACAGCCTAGTGCACACTTATAATCGTTTCCCCGTGGTCCTGGACCGGGGAGAGGGCGTGTACCTTTACGACACAGAAGGAAAGAAATACCTGGACTTTGCTGCAGGGATCGCGGTGTCCGGATTGGGCTACGGCAACCCGGAATTCAACAGCGCCCTGAAAGCGCAGATCGATCAGCTGATCCATTCCTCCAACCTGTATTACAACACCACCTGCGGCAAAGCGGCGGAGGCGCTTAAGGAGGTCAGCGGGATGGACCGGGTGTTCTTCACCAACAGCGGTACCGAGGCCATCGAAGGAGCCCTGAAGGCGGCAAGGAAATATGCCTGGAAGAAGGGGACCGGCCGCTATCAGTTTATCGCCATGGAGAATTCCTTCCACGGCAGGAGCATGGGCGCGCTGTCAGTGACAGAGCATGAAGCCTACCGGACGCCTTTTGAGCCGCTGATCCCGGGGGTGAGCTTCGCCCGGTTCAACGACCTGGACAGCGTCCGGGAGCTGGTGACAGAGAAGACCTGCGCCATCATTCTGGAACCTCTCCAGGGAGAGGGCGGGATCAACACGGCCAGCGAAGAATTTATGAAAGGAATCCGGGAACTCTGCGACAAAGAGGGGATCCTGATGATCTGTGATGAGATCCAGTGCGGGATGGGCCGGACGGGAAGTATGTTCGCCTGGCAGTCTTATGGGACGAAGCCGGATATCATGGCCATGGCCAAGGCCATCGGGAGCGGCGTCCCGGTGGGGGCCTTTGCCATGACAGAAGAAGTGGCGAAGTATTCTCTGGAGCCGGGGGACCACGGCACCACCTACGGGGGTAATCCTCTGGCCTGCGCGGCGGTGGCCAAGACCATTGAGATCTTCCGCCGGGAGAAGATCACAGACCATGTACAGGAGGTGGGCGCTTATCTGACCCTGCGCCTAAAGGAACTGGTGGAGACCTGCGACGGCGCGCTGGAGCAGAGAGGAAAAGGACTGATCCAGGGATTGAAGGTTCGCCGTCCTGCCGGCGAGATCTGCGCCGCGGCGCTTAAGGAAGGACTTCTTGTGATTAGCGCCAGAAGCGACGTGATCCGTCTGGTGCCGCCCCTGATCGTTAAGAGAGAGCACGTAGACGAACTGATGGAGAAATTAAAGAAAGTATTATAG
- a CDS encoding PHP-associated domain-containing protein, with translation MKLDMHCHVKEGSIDSKVSLDEYITILKEKGFDGMLITDHDTYKGYRHWKYQMKGKVHEDFVVLKGIEYDTCDAGHIICIMPEGVKMRLLELRGLPVAVLIDFVHRHGGILGPAHPCGEKYLSFTNTKKFYKSPEIIKRFDFFEAFNACEPEESNAGALKLAYKYKKPGIGGSDAHRPDCVGMGYTILPEPVTCETELISLIRQKKPMEIGGSLYNKTTKDKMGKANKLLVYSFWFYNKGGELLKRRKRKKKGEIENPVDPIDPIELQYWQEHQ, from the coding sequence GTGAAGCTGGATATGCATTGTCATGTAAAGGAAGGATCCATCGACAGCAAAGTAAGTCTGGACGAGTATATTACGATCCTGAAGGAAAAGGGATTTGACGGGATGCTGATCACGGATCACGATACGTATAAGGGCTACCGTCACTGGAAGTATCAGATGAAGGGCAAGGTGCATGAGGATTTTGTGGTGCTCAAAGGCATCGAATATGATACCTGCGATGCAGGGCACATTATCTGCATTATGCCGGAAGGAGTGAAGATGCGGCTTCTGGAGCTGCGGGGACTGCCGGTGGCAGTGCTGATCGACTTCGTCCACCGGCACGGCGGGATCCTGGGACCGGCCCATCCCTGTGGGGAGAAGTATTTAAGTTTCACCAACACCAAGAAGTTCTACAAATCGCCGGAGATCATCAAGCGGTTTGATTTCTTCGAGGCATTTAACGCCTGCGAGCCGGAGGAGTCTAATGCAGGGGCTCTGAAGCTGGCTTACAAGTACAAGAAGCCGGGGATCGGCGGAAGCGACGCCCACAGGCCCGACTGTGTGGGGATGGGGTATACCATCCTGCCTGAGCCGGTGACCTGCGAGACGGAACTCATTTCCCTGATCCGGCAGAAGAAGCCCATGGAGATCGGCGGAAGCCTCTACAACAAGACCACCAAGGACAAGATGGGCAAGGCCAACAAGCTTCTGGTCTATTCCTTCTGGTTCTATAACAAGGGGGGGGAGCTGTTGAAGCGGCGCAAGCGGAAGAAAAAAGGAGAGATCGAGAATCCGGTGGATCCCATTGATCCCATTGAACTGCAGTACTGGCAGGAACATCAATAG
- a CDS encoding GNAT family N-acetyltransferase, which yields MKMEDYDQVYALWSRIHGFGLRSVDDSREGIRRFLERNPTTSVVAEEDGRIVGAILCGHDGRRGCLYHVCVDEGYRMRGIGKAMVVAAMEALKAEKINKVSLIAFTRNDIGNAFWKEIGWTKRQDLNYYDFTLNEANITAFIQ from the coding sequence ATGAAGATGGAAGATTATGACCAGGTCTACGCACTCTGGAGCAGGATCCACGGGTTCGGCCTGCGAAGCGTAGACGATTCCCGGGAGGGCATCCGCCGGTTCCTGGAGCGCAATCCTACCACCAGCGTGGTAGCGGAGGAGGACGGCCGGATCGTGGGCGCCATCCTCTGCGGGCACGACGGCAGGCGGGGGTGTCTCTATCACGTCTGCGTGGACGAGGGATACCGGATGCGGGGCATCGGGAAGGCCATGGTGGTGGCCGCCATGGAGGCCCTGAAGGCAGAGAAGATCAACAAGGTTTCTCTCATCGCCTTCACCAGAAATGATATCGGCAATGCATTCTGGAAGGAGATTGGCTGGACAAAACGCCAGGATCTGAACTATTATGATTTTACATTAAATGAGGCAAATATCACGGCTTTTATCCAGTAA
- the argJ gene encoding bifunctional glutamate N-acetyltransferase/amino-acid acetyltransferase ArgJ: MKEIKGGVTAAKGFEAASTAAGIKYKDRTDMAMIYSQVPCQAAGTFTTNVVKAAPVKWDRQVIDSGAPVQAVIVNSGIANACTGEEGMGYCKETAQAAAEALGIQASGVTIGSTGVIGMQLPIEKVKAGIQVLAGEKNGSLENGTAAAKAIMTTDTCEKELAVELEIGGKTVTLGGMAKGSGMIHPNMCTMLAFLTTDAVISKETLQKALSEDIQDTYNMISVDGDTSTNDTVLLLANGLAENPEIQYGTAEYEEFKEALHRVNVYLAKKIAGDGEGATALFEVQAVGCESVEQAKTLAKAIVCSNLTKTAIAGHDANWGRILCAMGYSGAQFDPEKVDLFFESKEGKIQIIADGTAVAYSEKEATKILSEPEVTAIADVKMGTEKATAWGCDLTHGYIDINADYRS, encoded by the coding sequence ATGAAAGAAATCAAAGGCGGCGTGACCGCGGCAAAAGGATTTGAGGCGGCCAGCACAGCCGCAGGGATCAAATACAAGGACCGGACCGACATGGCTATGATCTACAGCCAGGTTCCCTGTCAGGCGGCAGGAACCTTTACCACCAACGTAGTGAAGGCTGCGCCGGTGAAATGGGACCGGCAGGTGATCGACAGCGGCGCGCCGGTGCAGGCGGTGATCGTCAATTCCGGTATCGCCAACGCCTGTACTGGAGAAGAGGGGATGGGTTACTGTAAGGAGACGGCTCAGGCGGCAGCGGAGGCTCTGGGGATCCAGGCCTCCGGCGTGACCATTGGATCCACCGGCGTCATCGGGATGCAGCTTCCCATAGAGAAGGTGAAGGCAGGCATTCAGGTTCTGGCGGGAGAGAAGAACGGTTCCCTGGAAAACGGCACCGCCGCAGCCAAAGCCATCATGACCACAGACACCTGTGAAAAGGAACTGGCGGTGGAACTGGAGATCGGCGGGAAGACGGTTACGCTGGGGGGCATGGCCAAGGGTTCCGGCATGATCCACCCCAACATGTGCACCATGTTGGCCTTTCTTACCACCGACGCGGTAATCTCCAAAGAGACGCTGCAGAAAGCCTTAAGCGAAGACATTCAGGACACCTACAATATGATCTCTGTGGACGGGGACACTTCCACCAACGATACAGTGCTGCTTCTGGCAAATGGCCTGGCGGAGAACCCGGAGATCCAATACGGAACGGCAGAGTATGAAGAGTTCAAAGAAGCTCTTCACAGGGTAAATGTATATCTGGCGAAAAAGATCGCCGGAGACGGGGAAGGCGCCACCGCTCTTTTCGAAGTGCAGGCGGTAGGCTGCGAGAGCGTGGAACAGGCAAAGACCCTGGCCAAGGCCATTGTCTGCTCCAACCTGACCAAGACGGCTATCGCAGGTCATGACGCCAACTGGGGCAGGATCCTGTGCGCCATGGGGTATTCGGGAGCACAGTTTGACCCGGAGAAAGTGGATCTGTTCTTTGAGAGCAAGGAGGGAAAGATCCAGATCATCGCGGACGGTACAGCAGTGGCCTACAGCGAGAAAGAGGCTACCAAGATCCTGTCTGAGCCGGAAGTGACCGCCATCGCGGATGTGAAGATGGGCACGGAGAAGGCCACCGCCTGGGGCTGCGACCTGACCCACGGCTACATTGACATCAACGCGGATTACCGGAGCTGA
- a CDS encoding response regulator transcription factor yields MSRKVLVVDDEKLIVKGIRYSLEQDGMEVDCAYDGEEALKLAKENEYDILLLDVMLPKRDGFQVCQQIREFSDVPIVMLTAKGDDMDKILGLEYGADDYITKPFNILEVKARIKAIMRRTGRQKDEKPGHRLITAGDMKIDCESRRVIIAGREINLTAKEFDLLELLATNPGKVYSRENLLNIVWGYEYPGDARTVDVHIRRLREKVETNPSDPKYVYTKWGVGYYFRG; encoded by the coding sequence ATGAGCAGAAAGGTATTGGTTGTAGACGACGAAAAATTGATCGTGAAGGGCATCCGCTACAGTCTGGAGCAGGACGGGATGGAAGTGGACTGTGCCTACGACGGCGAGGAAGCGCTGAAGCTGGCTAAGGAGAATGAATACGACATCCTTCTCCTGGACGTAATGCTGCCCAAGCGGGATGGATTCCAGGTGTGCCAGCAGATCCGGGAGTTCTCGGATGTGCCCATCGTCATGCTGACGGCAAAAGGGGACGATATGGATAAGATCCTGGGCCTGGAGTATGGCGCGGACGATTACATAACAAAACCTTTCAATATCCTGGAAGTAAAGGCCAGGATCAAGGCCATCATGCGCCGTACCGGCAGACAGAAGGATGAGAAGCCGGGGCACAGGCTGATCACCGCCGGCGATATGAAGATCGACTGCGAGAGCAGGCGGGTGATCATCGCGGGCCGGGAGATCAACCTTACAGCCAAGGAGTTCGATCTTCTGGAGCTTCTGGCTACCAATCCGGGCAAAGTGTACAGCAGAGAGAATCTTCTGAATATCGTGTGGGGTTATGAGTATCCCGGCGACGCGCGGACGGTGGACGTACATATCCGAAGGCTGCGGGAGAAGGTTGAGACAAATCCCAGCGATCCGAAATATGTCTATACAAAGTGGGGAGTGGGTTACTATTTCAGGGGTTAA
- a CDS encoding Hsp20/alpha crystallin family protein, whose product MLLANRSFNNLFDDMFSDPFFTRSYDRSSSQVMRTDIHETGDHYVIEIELPGYAKEEIKADLKDGYLTITAHKNETKEEKEARGKCIHKERYTGTCNRSFYVGEDITQEDIKASFKDGVLRLQLPKEVEKQEEQPKLITIE is encoded by the coding sequence ATGTTACTTGCCAACAGATCTTTCAACAATTTATTCGACGATATGTTCAGTGATCCTTTCTTCACCCGTTCTTATGACCGGAGTTCATCTCAGGTGATGAGGACGGATATCCATGAGACCGGGGATCACTATGTGATCGAGATTGAACTGCCCGGATACGCTAAGGAAGAGATCAAGGCGGACTTGAAGGACGGCTATCTTACCATTACGGCTCACAAGAATGAGACGAAAGAGGAGAAGGAGGCCCGGGGCAAATGTATCCACAAGGAGCGCTACACCGGCACCTGCAACCGGAGTTTCTATGTGGGCGAGGATATCACCCAGGAGGACATTAAAGCATCCTTCAAAGACGGCGTTCTCCGTCTCCAGCTTCCAAAGGAAGTGGAGAAGCAGGAGGAGCAGCCAAAGCTGATCACCATCGAGTAA
- the argC gene encoding N-acetyl-gamma-glutamyl-phosphate reductase has protein sequence MIKAGIIGATGYAGAELVRLLAGHKDVDIVWYGSRSYINDNYANVYRNFCKIVDARCLDDNLGELADQADVIFTATPQGFLASVLTEEILEKTKVIDLSADFRIKDVAVYEKWYGIEHKSPQFLAEAVYGLCEINREKIRGARLVANPGCYTTCSILTAYPLAREGLIDMDTLIVDAKSGTSGAGRGAKVPNLFCEVNENIKAYGVATHRHTPEIEEQLGYAAGRPVTLSFTPHLVPMNRGILATEYASLKEMVSWEEVKKIYEKYYGKETFIRVLDQGVCPETKWVEGSNYVDIGFQIDPRTGRIILMGAIDNLVKGAAGQAVQNMNLLFGLPETQGLELVPMFP, from the coding sequence ATGATCAAAGCGGGTATCATCGGAGCCACTGGATACGCGGGTGCGGAGCTGGTCCGGCTTCTTGCGGGACACAAAGACGTGGATATCGTCTGGTATGGTTCCAGAAGTTATATAAATGATAATTATGCAAATGTATACCGGAATTTCTGTAAGATCGTGGACGCCAGATGTCTGGATGACAACTTAGGGGAATTGGCGGACCAGGCGGATGTGATCTTTACAGCCACGCCCCAGGGCTTCCTGGCGTCGGTGCTGACGGAGGAGATCCTGGAGAAAACGAAGGTGATCGATCTAAGCGCGGACTTCCGGATCAAGGATGTGGCGGTTTATGAAAAGTGGTACGGCATTGAGCACAAGAGCCCCCAGTTCCTTGCGGAGGCGGTGTACGGCCTCTGTGAGATCAACCGGGAGAAGATCCGGGGCGCCAGGCTGGTGGCCAATCCGGGGTGTTATACCACCTGTTCGATCCTCACCGCCTACCCGCTGGCCAGGGAGGGACTGATCGACATGGACACCCTGATCGTGGACGCCAAGTCCGGAACATCCGGTGCAGGCCGGGGGGCCAAGGTCCCTAACCTGTTCTGCGAGGTGAACGAGAATATAAAGGCCTACGGGGTGGCTACCCACCGGCACACGCCGGAGATCGAGGAGCAGCTGGGATACGCGGCGGGCCGGCCGGTGACCTTAAGCTTCACCCCTCATCTGGTTCCCATGAACCGGGGGATCCTGGCCACGGAGTACGCCTCTCTTAAGGAAATGGTCTCCTGGGAAGAGGTAAAAAAGATCTATGAGAAATATTATGGAAAGGAAACCTTTATCCGGGTGCTGGACCAGGGCGTGTGCCCGGAGACCAAATGGGTGGAGGGAAGCAACTATGTGGATATCGGCTTCCAGATCGACCCGCGGACCGGCCGGATCATCCTGATGGGCGCCATTGACAACCTGGTGAAAGGCGCCGCCGGACAGGCGGTCCAGAACATGAACCTGCTCTTTGGCCTGCCGGAGACGCAAGGGCTTGAGCTGGTGCCCATGTTCCCGTAA
- the argB gene encoding acetylglutamate kinase, with the protein MNKDMEKYLEKAEVLIEALPYIQRFNRRIFVVKYGGSAMVDEELKEQVIKDVTLLKLVGFKPIIVHGGGKEISRWVGKVGMEPEFVNGLRVTDEETMELAEMVLGRVNKSLVQLVESLGVRAIGISGKDGQLLSVNKKYANGADIGFVGDIKKVNAEVLYDLIEKDFLPVICPVGLDDDYNTYNINADDAACAIAKAMRAEKLAFLTDIEGVYRNPEDPSTLISELRVSEARKLMNEGVIGGGMLPKLNSCIDAIEHGVSRVHILDGRIPHCLLLEIFTNKGIGTAILNEGEQQYYYGE; encoded by the coding sequence ATGAATAAAGATATGGAAAAATACCTGGAGAAGGCGGAGGTGCTTATTGAGGCCCTGCCTTACATCCAGCGGTTCAACCGCCGGATCTTCGTGGTAAAATACGGCGGCAGTGCCATGGTGGACGAGGAGTTGAAAGAGCAGGTCATCAAGGACGTAACGCTGTTGAAGCTGGTAGGGTTCAAGCCCATCATCGTCCACGGCGGCGGCAAGGAGATCAGCCGCTGGGTCGGCAAGGTGGGAATGGAGCCGGAATTCGTCAACGGGCTGCGGGTGACAGACGAAGAAACCATGGAGCTGGCGGAGATGGTGCTGGGCCGGGTCAACAAAAGCCTGGTGCAGCTGGTAGAGAGCCTGGGCGTGCGTGCCATCGGGATCAGCGGCAAGGACGGGCAGCTTCTGTCTGTGAATAAGAAATACGCCAATGGTGCGGATATCGGTTTCGTGGGGGATATCAAGAAGGTCAATGCGGAAGTCCTCTACGATCTGATCGAGAAGGATTTCCTTCCCGTGATCTGTCCGGTGGGACTGGACGATGATTACAATACCTACAATATCAACGCGGACGATGCGGCCTGCGCTATCGCCAAGGCCATGCGGGCGGAGAAGCTGGCCTTTCTTACTGATATCGAAGGAGTGTACCGGAATCCGGAGGATCCCTCCACCCTGATCTCGGAGCTTCGGGTCTCAGAGGCCAGGAAGCTGATGAATGAAGGAGTGATCGGCGGCGGCATGCTGCCCAAGCTGAACAGTTGCATCGACGCCATTGAACACGGGGTTTCCCGGGTGCACATCCTGGACGGGCGGATCCCCCACTGTCTCCTGCTGGAGATCTTCACCAATAAAGGAATCGGCACAGCCATCTTAAACGAAGGGGAGCAGCAGTATTATTATGGAGAATAA
- a CDS encoding ComEA family DNA-binding protein, with the protein MHRTWKRLCLIGAGIVWMTAAGCQEGNQEEPLLEEVEEIREEPEQTEEEKPEEEKICVHVCGQVASPGVYELPAGSRVYQAVEAAGGMTDGAAWQINQAQELTDGQQVYVPSKEEASDAGIEPGIAGQAEDGKVNINTATKEELMTLSGIGEARAEAILKYREEKGGFQSTEELKEIDGIKDGIFGKIEDQIKI; encoded by the coding sequence ATGCATAGAACGTGGAAACGGCTCTGCCTGATCGGGGCAGGGATCGTGTGGATGACGGCGGCAGGCTGTCAGGAGGGGAACCAGGAAGAACCGCTTCTGGAGGAAGTGGAGGAGATCCGGGAGGAACCGGAGCAGACAGAGGAGGAAAAGCCGGAAGAAGAGAAGATCTGCGTCCATGTCTGCGGGCAGGTTGCAAGCCCGGGCGTCTACGAACTGCCGGCGGGAAGCCGGGTCTATCAGGCGGTGGAAGCGGCAGGCGGGATGACGGATGGAGCAGCCTGGCAGATCAATCAGGCCCAGGAACTCACCGATGGGCAGCAGGTGTACGTGCCCTCGAAGGAGGAGGCGTCGGACGCCGGGATAGAACCGGGGATTGCGGGGCAGGCAGAAGATGGGAAGGTAAACATCAACACCGCCACGAAAGAAGAACTGATGACCCTTAGCGGGATCGGCGAGGCAAGAGCGGAGGCGATCCTTAAGTACCGGGAGGAAAAAGGGGGCTTTCAGTCCACAGAGGAACTGAAAGAGATCGACGGGATCAAGGACGGAATATTTGGCAAGATAGAAGATCAGATCAAGATTTGA
- a CDS encoding DUF6465 family protein, with product MATKKATPEVKKAGTVSTSSVKTETTKTAAVQKTVKAEPAKAAAKKPAAKKTAAKKTSAKKDIKVKAIVEYYGKQVEEKEIIASVKKAWTKSGRKVGEIKSIDLYIKPEEGAVYYVINGVDTGAVAF from the coding sequence ATGGCAACAAAAAAAGCAACCCCAGAGGTGAAGAAGGCCGGCACTGTCAGTACATCCTCAGTAAAGACAGAAACCACCAAGACAGCGGCCGTACAGAAGACAGTTAAGGCAGAACCGGCCAAAGCAGCGGCAAAGAAACCGGCTGCGAAGAAGACAGCGGCAAAGAAGACTTCTGCGAAGAAAGACATAAAGGTAAAGGCGATCGTAGAATACTACGGAAAGCAGGTAGAGGAGAAGGAGATCATCGCCAGCGTGAAGAAAGCATGGACCAAGTCCGGCAGAAAAGTAGGCGAGATCAAGTCCATCGATCTCTACATAAAGCCGGAAGAGGGAGCCGTTTATTATGTGATCAACGGTGTGGACACCGGAGCGGTTGCCTTCTAG
- a CDS encoding DMT family transporter, whose translation MTGFLIALLSGALMSVQGVFNTQVTKTTGLWVSNGWVQASALAACVAVWFFAGRDSIGTLWKVEPKYVLLGGVIGAGITWTVVKSMEQLGPAKAALLIVIAQLIVAYLIELFGLFGVEREPLEWRRVIGMGIALIGVAIFQWK comes from the coding sequence ATGACCGGTTTTTTGATCGCCCTTTTATCCGGGGCGCTGATGAGTGTGCAGGGGGTGTTTAACACCCAGGTGACAAAGACCACGGGCCTTTGGGTCAGCAATGGGTGGGTGCAGGCAAGCGCTCTTGCCGCCTGTGTGGCAGTCTGGTTTTTCGCCGGGAGGGACAGCATCGGGACGCTGTGGAAGGTAGAGCCAAAATACGTACTGCTGGGAGGGGTGATCGGCGCGGGGATCACCTGGACGGTGGTAAAAAGCATGGAGCAGTTAGGTCCTGCCAAAGCGGCCCTGCTCATTGTGATCGCTCAGCTGATCGTGGCCTATCTTATCGAGCTTTTCGGCCTGTTTGGCGTGGAGCGGGAACCCCTGGAATGGCGCAGGGTGATCGGTATGGGAATCGCCCTGATTGGAGTTGCAATTTTCCAGTGGAAATAG